Part of the Deinococcus fonticola genome, CCGCTCCGGAAACACCCGCGCACCGGGGAAGCGGTGGCAGACGCCTTGGCCACAGTCGAGCAAGGCGGCATGGCGGTCTTGCTGGAAACGTGGTGAGGAAGGCGAGGAAAGCTCCTCTAACCTCCTGTGTCGGCTGCAACCGGCCCAGGCCAGAGGAAACCTGGAATTGCGCGTATAAAACACAAGTCGTAAACTTGACAAATATTTGATTACTCAAGTAAATTACGGCATGACCGAATCTGGCACATTGCACATTCTTTTCGGCCCGCAAGGTGCAGGAAAGACGACCTACGCCCGAGGGCTCGCGGAGCAGCGCAGCGCCATGACGTTTTCCATAGACGAATGGATGCAGCGCCTCTACGGCCCCGACCTGCCGCACCCCATCGAATTCGCCTGGCTCAAGGAGCGCCTGGAACGCTGTCATGGGCAAATCTGGCTTGTGGCTCAGCAGGCGCTGCACAGTGGCGCAGACGTGGTACTTGACCTCGGGTTGCAGCGCCGGGCGGAACG contains:
- a CDS encoding AAA family ATPase codes for the protein MTESGTLHILFGPQGAGKTTYARGLAEQRSAMTFSIDEWMQRLYGPDLPHPIEFAWLKERLERCHGQIWLVAQQALHSGADVVLDLGLQRRAERTRYLELAQPYPSRTYFVDAPLDLRRRRVTERNAQRGETFSFQVTPEMFDFMETFYEAPDEAELATVSHVCHTSA